Proteins co-encoded in one Salvia splendens isolate huo1 chromosome 4, SspV2, whole genome shotgun sequence genomic window:
- the LOC121798017 gene encoding ACT domain-containing protein ACR4-like, with product MEASVSFSREMDDEYEKLIRRMNPPRVVIDNESCKNATVIQVDSANKQGILLEVVQILTDLNLMITKAYICSDGGWFMDVFNVTDNDGNKITDGGILDYIQKSLGPDSCFASSMRRSVGVKLGTDHTSIELIGSDRPGLLSEVSAVLTNLKCNVVNAEVWTHNTRAAAVMQVTDEETGGAIIDPERLTLVKRLLCNVLKGSNKTREAKTVVSLGATHTERRLHQMMFDDRDYERMGQDSSDEKDRPNVNVVNWQGRDYSVVTILCKDRPKLLFDIVCTLTDMQYVVFHGNVEAEGAEAHQEYCIRHIDGSPVKSDAERQRVIHCLEAAIQRRVSEGLKLELCTSDRIGLLSDVTRIFRENSLTVTRAEVTTRSGKAVNTFYVRESSGYPVDPKIIDSIRQTIGQTILRVKGCPDESTQAPQESPTRFLFGGLFKSRSFCNFGLVRSYS from the exons ATGG aagCATCAGTCAGTTTCTCCAgagaaatggatgatgaatatgAGAAGCTCATTAGGAGAATGAATCCTCCGAG AGTTGTGATTGATAATGAATCTTGCAAGAATGCCACTGTGATTCAG GTGGACAGTGCTAACAAACAAGGAATCCTTCTTGAAGTTGTGCAAATTCTCACAGATCTCAATCTGATGATAACCAAGGCTTATATATGCTCTGATGGAGGATGGTTCATGGATG TGTTCAATGTGACTGATAATGATGGAAACAAGATAACTGATGGGGGGATTCTTGATTATATACAGAAG TCACTTGGCCCAGATTCTTGCTTTGCATCCTCAATGAGAAGATCAGTCGGGGTGAAGCTGGGGACGGACCACACATCGATTGAACTAATTGGCAGTGACAGACCGGGGCTGCTCTCCGAAGTGAGCGCTGTCCTAACAAACCTGAAATGCAACGTGGTGAATGCTGAGGTGTGGACGCATAATACCCGAGCTGCAGCTGTGATGCAAGTCACGGATGAGGAGACGGGGGGAGCTATCATTGATCCGGAGAGGCTGACCCTGGTTAAGCGCCTCCTGTGCAATGTGCTCAAGGGTAGCAACAAAACTAGAGAGGCCAAGACTGTGGTCTCGCTCGGGGCAACCCACACTGAGAGACGCCTTCACCAGATGATGTTTGATGATAGGGACTACGAACGTATGGGCCAGGATTCATCGGATGAGAAGGATAGGCCTAATGTGAATGTTGTTAACTGGCAGGGTAGAGATTACTCGGTGGTCACAATCCTGTGCAAGGATAGGCCGAAGCTCCTCTTTGACATAGTTTGCACTTTGACTGATATGCAATACGTTGTTTTCCATGGAAATGTCGAAGCTGAAGGTGCAGAAGCGCATCAG GAATACTGCATCAGGCATATTGATGGATCCCCAGTCAAATCTGATGCTGAGAGACAGAGGGTGATTCATTGTCTCGAAGCAGCAATCCAACGACGAGTCTCTGAG GGTTTGAAGCTAGAGCTCTGCACTTCTGACAGAATCGGGCTGCTGTCCGATGTCACTAGGATATTCCGTGAGAACAGCCTAACTGTAACACGAGCAGAAGTGACCACAAGATCAGGCAAAGCTGTCAACACGTTCTATGTTCGTGAGTCTTCAGGGTACCCGGTCGACCCCAAGATCATAGATTCCATCCGGCAAACAATTGGGCAGACCATACTCCGGGTGAAGGGCTGCCCAGACGAGTCAACCCAAGCACCTCAAGAGTCTCCGACAAGGTTCCTCTTTGGTGGCCTTTTCAAGTCAAGGTCATTTTGCAATTTCGGTTTGGTTAGGTCTTATTCATGA